A stretch of DNA from Methylomicrobium lacus LW14:
CGGCTTGACCTATTTGCTGATGGAGTTGTTCGGTGCGGCGAACGAACGTTCCGATTACCTGTCGATTTCGGACGGCGGTCATTTCGAAAATCTGGCTGCTTACGAACTGATAAAACGCCAGTGTAAAGTGATCATCATCAGCGATGGCGAGTGCGATCCTGAGTATCAGTTTGAAGGCTTGGGCACCCTGATACGGATGTGCGATGTCGATTTTGGGGCGAAAATCGACATCGATGTGCGCTCCATCCAGCCGGATGCTGGGGTCCGCTGGAGCCGGAATCGCTGCGCGGTAGGCGAGATCGTTTATAAGGATAGTTCTACCGGCACCTTAATCTATATCAAAGCCTCGATGAATGGGCATGAGGATACGGCCGTGATGCAATATAAGGCGTCGCATCAGGCTTTCCCGCACGAGTCGACCAGCGACCAATTCTATGGCGAAGACCAGTTCGAGAGTTATCGCCGCTTGGGGCGCGATATTACCAGGCGGACTTTCGACCCGGTGCTGAGAAATATCGATTCCGATACCCGGCTCTACATCGAGGGACTCTATATCGAGGCGCCGGATTTTATCGAGTGCGCAAAAAGGCTCAGCGACATCTGGTCGCCGATTCTGCCCAGCATTGCCCAGTTCTCCCGGCATGCGGACCGCCTGATGGGGCTCTGGTCGGCGATCGGCGGTAATAAAGACCTGCAATCCCTGGATGCGCAATTGGCTGCAGCTTCCCCCGAACCGATTCCCGAAACTTTCCGGTCGACGTTTTATTTCTGCAGCGAATTGATTCAACTGATGGAGAACGTGTATTTGGATCTGGATTTAGAGGAAACCTGGAAACATCCGGATAACGAAGGCTGGCGGACCTTGTTCATCCAATGGGCGAAGTCGGAAGCCTTTCGGGATACCTGGAAAAGGACACATCGCAGTTACGGTTCGAGGTTCCGTTATTTTTGTCATCGCCACCTGCATTTGCCGGTTTCTTGAGGTTCTTGAAATGGCGCCTCGGCGGCTTTCGATGCGGCGTTTCCAGGGGCGGGGCGGGATTTGCAAGCCCGCCCCGAACGCTTCAAGCCAACTTCACGGCTTCGATAGTTCCGCCCGGCGAGAGGTGGTGAAACGATGTTTAAATTTGTTTTACGCAAATCCTTGCGGTTCAGGTCTGCTTGATTCTGTTATAATGTCCGGTTTATATTCAGGCGCGGTCCGACTCGCTCCAACAGCATTGGACAATCATTTCCCGGTATGGTCCCGCCTTCCGTTCATCGGCCTCTACAGACTTAGCAGATACAGTGGATTTAAAACATATCAGAAATTTCTCGATCATCGCGCATATCGATCACGGCAAATCGACGCTGGCGGACCGTTTCATTCAGATTTGCGGCGGGCTCAGCGATCGGGAAATGTCCGCGCAGGTGCTGGACTCGATGGATATCGAGCGGGAGCGCGGCATTACGATCAAGGCGCAGAGCGTGACTTTGGATTATAAGGCGAAGGACGGCGAGACTTACCAACTGAATTTCATCGATACGCCGGGACATGTCGATTTTTCGTATGAAGTCTCTCGCTCGCTGGCCGCCTGCGAGGGCGCCTTGCTGGTCGTCGATGCGGCGCAAGGCGTCGAGGCGCAAAGCGTCGCGAACTGTTATACCGCGATCGAGCAGGGCCTCGAAGTAGTGCCGGTGCTGAACAAGATCGATCTGCCGTCCGCCGAACCGGAGCGGGTGATTGCCGAAATCGAGGATGTAATCGGCATTCCGGCCGATGAAGCGCTGAAGATCAGCGCGAAGACGGGTATAGGCGTCAGCGATGTGCTGGAGCAACTGGTGGCCAAGGTTCCGCCGCCCGAAGGCAATAGCGAGGGGCCTTTGCAGGCCTTGATCATCGATTCGTGGTTCGACAGTTACCTCGGCGTGGTGTCGCTGGTCCGTATCGTGCATGGCAGCATTCGTCGCAAACAAAAGATCACGATCATGTCGACAGGCAAGTCGTTTCTGGTCGAGAAGGTTGGGGTGTTTACGCCGAAGCGTCTCGAAAAAGACATACTCGATACCGGCGAAGTCGGTTTCGTCGTGGCCGGCATCAAGGACATTTTCGGCGCGCCGGTCGGTGATACGATTACCTGGACCGACAAGCCGGCTACCGAGCAATTGACCGGCTTCCAGAGGGTGCAGCCGCGCGTGTTCGCGGGGCTGTATCCGGTCAGCTCGGACGATTACGAGGAGTTGCGCGAGGCGTTGAACAAGCTCAATCTGAACGATGCGGCCTTGCAGTTCGAGCCGGAAACGTCGCAGGCCCTGGGCTTCGGTTTCCGCTGCGGTTTCCTCGGCATGCTGCACATGGAGATCATCCAGGAGCGGCTCGAGCGCGAATACGATGTCGACCTGATCACCACCGCGCCGACCGTGGTTTATGAAGTCGTCACGCACGGCAATCAGATCATTATGGTCGATAATCCCGCCAAGCTGCCGGAAGCGGGCTTGATCGAGGAGATCCGCGAGCCGATCATCCGCGCGAATATTTTCGTGCCGCAGGATTATCTCGGCAGCGTGATCAATCTGTGCATCGAAAAGCGCGGCGTGCAGAAAGACATGCAGTTCGTCGGCCGGCAGGTTGCGATTCATTACGAGATGCCGCTCAGCGAGGTCGTGCTCGATTTCTTCGACCGCCTCAAATCGGTCAGCCGCGGCTTTGCCTCGTTCGATTATGAGTTTTTGCGTTTCCAGGAAGCGCCTTTGGTCAAGCTCGACGTATTGATCAACGGCGACAAGATCGATGCGCTGTCGATCATCGTGCACCGCGATCAAAGCCAAAACCGGGGCCGCGATCTGGTCGAAAAAATGAAGGACCTGATTCCGAAGCAGATGTACGAGGTCGCGATTCAGGCCGCGATCGGCGCGAAGGTGATCGCCCGCTCGACGGTCAAGGCGATGCGCAAGAACGTGACCGCGAAGTGTTACGGCGGCGACATCACCCGTAAGAAAAAATTGCTCGAAAAGCAAAAGGCCGGCAAGAAACGGATGAAACAGGTCGGCAATATCGAGATACCGCAGGAGGCTTTCTTGGCGGTCTTGCAGTTGAACAAGGAATAGAGCGGTGTCTTCACTTTATAATCAGCACAGGATTGGATAACGATGGACTACGATTTTTCGTTTTTTCTGTTCGTGGCGACCGTCGTCACGGGCGTCATTTGGGGCGGCTATGTCGCATGGTTAAAGACCCAAAACAGACCCTACGACGCAGAAAACGAACCCTGGCTGGTCGAATATGCGCATTCGTTCTTCCCGGTCGTGTTGATCGTGTTAGTGCTGCGTTCATTCATTGCCGAGCCGTTTCGGATTCCTTCCGCCTCGATGATGCCGACCTTGTTGATCGGCGATTTCATTCTGGTCAATAAATTTACTTACGGCATTCGCCTGCCGGTGATCAACAAAAAAGTGATCGAGGTGAATGAGCCGCAGCGCGGCGATATCGTGGTGTTCCGCTTTCCTAAGGACCCGACGGTCGATTACATCAAGCGCGTGATCGGTCTTCCGGGCGACAAGATCGGCTATTTCAATAAAACGCTTTCCGTGAACGGCGCGCCGGTCAGTCAGGCGGCCATCGGCACCTATGAAGGCCGCGGCCAGGGACAGGACATGAGCGGGTCGATCGAACTGAACGAGGATTTGACCGGCGTCGAACATAAAATTCTAGTCCGGCAGGAAGCGCCTACGGTCGAAGGCGTGTTTGTGGTGCCGGAGGGGCATTATTTCGTGATGGGCGACAACCGCGACAACAGTAACGACAGCCGTTACTGGGGCATGGTGCCGGAACAAAATCTGGTCGGCAAGGCGTTCTTTATCTGGATGAGCTGGGATTGGCAGGATAAAGGCGTCGGTTTTGACCGTATTGGCACCGCGTTAAAATAAACTAGACTTAGGGGATTCATTCATTAAGCCTGGGAGGCGTTATGCAAGCATTGCCAAAACATCAGCGGGGTCTGACCTTTATTTCCTTATGTATTCTGCTGGGTATCGCCGGCTTCTTCGTGTTTCTGGTTTTGAAAATCGGGCCGATTTATATGGATCACAATAAGGTCGCGAGTGCATTATCCGCATTGAAAAAAGATTCGGCATTTCCGATGATGACCGAACACGAGATCAGGCGGAGCCTCGATAATCGCTTTAATATCGGTTATGTCGATTTTATTGCTCCGGAAGATATTAAAGTGAGCAAGAGCAATGATTATGTGAAAGTCGAGATCGCCTATGAGGTGGTCAAGCCGTTGGCTTATAACCTCAGCGTGTTGGTCGATTTTCATGACATGATAGAGACTGGAGGAGACGGCGGCGTGTGATTAGGGAACCGAAGATCTTGTGCGGTAAATTGGGGTTGACCTTTAATAATCCCGATCTTTTTTTGATGGCGTTGACGCATCGCAGCGCCGGCGCGAAAAACAACGAACGCCTGGAATTTTTAGGCGATTCGATTCTGGGTTTCGTGATTGCCGAAGTTTTATATGACAAATTTCCCTGCGCTCCCGAAGGCGTACTGAGCCGGCTGCGGGCGAATCTGGTCAATCAGGGCTCGCTGGCCGAGCTGGCGCGCGAACATCGCTTCGGCGATTACCTGCTCTTAGGTTCCGGCGAATTGAAAAGCGGCGGCTTCCGGCGCGAATCGATTCTGTCCGATGCGCTGGAGGCGGTGATCGGCGCGTTGTATCTCGATCAGGGCATGGATGTCTGCAAGCAATGGATCAAGGACTTGTTTCAGCAAAAAGTCCAAGCCTTGTCGCTGGATAATTGGCAGAAAGATCCGAAGACGCAGCTGCAGGAGCTGATGCAGTCGAAAAAAATCGACTTGCCCGAATATACGCTGTTGACCATGTCCGGTCTGCCGCATGAACAAACCTTTAAAGTCAAATGCACGATCCCGCTGTTGAAGGATGCGTGTATCGGCACCGGCGTGTCGCGCAAGCGAGCGGAACAGGCGGCGGCAGAAAAAATACTGCAATTACTGGAGAAAACAGATCAATGAAATGCGGTTTTGCGGCCCTGATCGGGCGCCCGAATGTTGGCAAATCGACATTGATGAATCATTTGCTGAAACAGAAAATCAGCATCACCTCGCGCAAGCCGCAAACGACCCGGCACCGGATCGTCGGAATCAACACCACCGAAGCCGGCCAGATCGTTTATCTCGATACGCCCGGCATGCATCAAAGCGAAAAACGCGCGTTGAACCGCTATCTAAACCGGACGGCCGATACGACCCTGCTCGGCGTCGATGTGGTGGTCTGGCTGATCGACGGCCTGACCTTTCAGGACTATGACGAAGTCATCTTCAAAAAGCTCGAACAGGCGGGCTTGCCGGTCATTCTGGCGGTCAACAAGGTGGACAGGATCAAGGACAAGGAGCAGATTCTGGCGTTTTTTGCCGAGGCGCAGCACCGCTTTCCGTTCAAGCATCTGGTGCCGATCTCGGCGTTGAAAAACACCAACCTGGAAGACCTCGAAAGCGCGATCTTCGAGTTGTTGCCCGAAGGCGGCCTGATTTACCCGGAAGATCAAATCACCGATCGTCCCGAGCGTTTTTTATGCGCCGAAATCATCCGCGAAAAGTTGACGCGCCGTCTTGGCGACGAGCTGCCGTATGCGTTGACCGTCGAAATCGAACTGTATCAGGAAATGCCGGGCATCACCAAGATTTATGCGGTGATCTGGGTCGAGCGTTCGGCGCAGAAAACGATCGTGATCGGCAAGGACGGCGAGTTGTTGAAAAAGGTCGGCATGGATGCGCGCCTGGACATCGAAAAGCTGCTCGACAAGAAAGTCTATCTGCAACTGTGGGTGAAGGTCAAAAAAGGCTGGTCCGATAACGAGCGCGCCTTGCACAGCCTCGGATTTAATGACTGAAACCCGTGTCTATTTACAGCCCGCCTATATCCTCCGGCAGCGCAGCTACCGCGAATCAAGCCTGATCTTCGAGGCCTTTACCCGCGATTTCGGCAGGATTTCGGTCTTGGCGAAAGGCGTCAGGAAAGCCAAATCGAAATCGCAAGGCTTGCTGCAGCCCTTTGTTCCTTTGCATTTGACTTTTCTCGGCAAGGCGGAATTAAAGACGCTGACCGATGTCGAACTGGCAGAATCGTACCTGCCCTTGAACGGTTTCGCATTGTATTGCGGATTTTATCTGAATGAATTGACCTCAGCTTTTCTGCACCCGGACGATCCGCATCCGGAGTTGTTTGCCGATTATCGTCAATGCCTGGGCGATTTGCAGCAGCCAGGCTTGCTCGAAGCCTTGCTGAGAAATTTCGAGCTCAATCTGATCGAGAAGACCGGTTACGGTCTGCAACTCGCTTACGATGCTCATCACGACAGGCCGGTCGATCCCCTTAAAAAATATCACCTCGATGCCGATCTGAGTCCAGTCGAGGCGATGGACGGGATTTATTCCGGCAATACCTTGCTGGCCATGCAGTCCCGCAATTTCAGCGATGCGGAAGTCTTGGTCGGGGCGAAAGTGTTGCTGAGGCGCGTGCTGGATCAATTATTGCACGGCAAGCCGCTGAACAGCCGCAAGGTCCTCAACGAAATCATTAAACGTTTATAAGCCAATGGATAGCAGAGAAATTTTATTAGGCGTCAATATCGATCATATTGCGACCGTGCGGCAGACGCGCGGCACCGTGTATCCGGACCCCGTGCAGGCGGCCCTGGTCGCCGAACAGGCCGGTGCCGACGGCATTACCGCGCATCTGCGCGAAGACCGCCGGCACATGCAGGACCGCGATCTGTTTTTATTGCAGGCGATGATCCAGACCCGGCTGAATATGGAAATGGCGGTGACCGAAGAAATGGTCGGCATCGCGGAAAAACTCAAACCGACCGCCTGCTGTCTGGTGCCGGAAAAACGCGAGGAATTGACCACCGAAGGCGGCCTCGATGTCGCCGGCAATCTGCCCCATATTGCCTCGGCCTGCGCCAGACTGGCGGCGGTCGGCGTCGAAGTTTCGCTATTCATCGATCCGGAGGAAGCGCAGATCGAGGCGGCGATTAAAGCCGGCGCGCCGGTGATCGAATTGCATACCGGCCGCTATGCGGACGCCGAAAATCCCGCCGCGTGCGCGCGGGAGTTGGAGCGCATCCGCCAAGCCGCGCGCCTGGCGCACGCTGCCGGCTTGCAGGTCAATGCCGGCCACGGCCTGAATTATCATAACGTGCAGGCCATTTGCCGGATTCCTGAAATCGTCGAATTGAACATCGGTCATGCCATCGTGGCCAGGGCCTTGTTCAGCGGGCTCGATCAGGCGGTTCGCGATTTGAAGCAATTGATGCTGCAAAGCCGTCTTGCAAGCCGTTAAATGAGTCTATGAAACTGGTTCATCATCAACTGACCTCGCAGGGCAACCGGGAGATTAACCAGGACTGCATGGCCTATCGCGTCGATCCTGATTTTGCGCTGTTTGTCGTCGCGGACGGTCTCGGTGGGCATCATGCCGGCGAAAAGGCATCACGTTTCTTTTGTCATGGCCTGATCAAAAATGCCGAAGCTTTTGCGCGCTTGATGGAGAACAAGCCGGGGGTGACGATGGCGTTATGGATCGACGCCGCCGTGGAGGAAATGCGAAATCTGTTCGCGGGCGATCCGGCGGCGCTCGAGGCGCACACGACCTGCGCGATTCTTTACCTCGATAAAAATCAGGTTTTGACCGCGCATTGCGGCGATTCGAGGGTGTATCGGCTGAGTCCGCGTGAGGTGCTATGGCGGACCCGTGATCATTCGATCCCGCAGGCCTTGCTGGAAGAGGGCAAGATCACCGAAAGCGAAATGGGCGGGCATCCGGAACAGAATTGTCTGCGGCGCAGCATTAATGTGGCGGCGGGGCATCAGAGCGAGATCGCCGTCTATCCGGCCGCAGAGGCGGGGGAGACCTTTATATTATGCAGCGACGGCTTTTGGGAGAATGTAAAAGCGCAGGAGTTTCTGCAACTGGCGCAGCCGGAAAGCGGTATCAACGAACTCGGAAAGGCGGCCAAGCTGTCGCTGTTGCGCGCGAACGGCAAGAGCGACAATATTACCGTGCAGTGGGTTCGCTGTTTATCGCTATGATGTAAGGCTGTTTTTGCCGCGAGAATGACCGGGGCAAGGGCGAGCAGCGCAGGATTTTACTGCGCGGCAAAGCCGTGTTTGCGCATCCGGTAAAGCAGGGTGTCGCGGGACAGACCCAACAGCCGCGCCGATTGGCTGCGGTTGCCTTGGGTGCGATTCAAGGCCTGATAGATCAGGTCGGCTTCCAGCGTATCCAGTTGCACGCCGCCGTCCGGCAGCTTGAAGCCGGTTTCGATGTGGTGTTCTTCGGTAAAGCCGCGGGTAAATTCAAAGGGCAGATTTTCAGGCTCTATCGTTCTGCCTGCCAGTAGAATGCACAGGCGCTCGCACAAATTGCGCAATTCGCGGATATTGCCGGGCCACGGGTAAGCCTTTAGGATCTTGATCGACTGCCGGCTGAATTTAGGCGGATCGATTGCATGGGTATCTGAGAAAACGGCCAGAAAGTGTTTGATCAGCGACTCGATGTCTTCGGGGCGCTGAGCCAATGACGGCAACTCTATCGGCACGACATTCAGGCGGAAATACAGATCCTGACGGAATTGGCCGGCGGAGATTTGCTGAACCAGATCGCTGTTGGTCGCGGCGATTACGCGCACGTTGACTTTGTAAGGCTTGGTATCGCCGACCGCGAGGCATTCGCCGGAGTCCAGGAAACGCAGCAATTTGGCCTGGATCGAAACCGGCAGCGAGTTGATTTCATCGAGAAACAGGGTGCCGCCGTCGGCCGCCTGGAACAGGCCTTGCTGATTCGCGATCGCGCCGGTGAAGGCGCCTTTCCTGTGGCCGAACAATTCCGATTCGATCAGGCTTTCGGGCAGCGCGGCGCAGTTCAGTGTAATGAACGGCTTATTGGCGCGCGGACTGGCTTTTTGCAGCGCATTCGCCAGCACTTCCTTGCCGGTGCCGGTCTCGCCCTTGATCAAAATCGTGACATCGGTCATCGCCGCGATGCCGGCGCTGCGTAGTAAGGACTCCAATGCCGGGGACTGGCCAATGATCGAGCTAAATGGGTTCATAAGCTGTGACCTCAATGAATTGCAGAATGCGCCGTGTAAGCCATCGGGTTTAGCCACGGCAGAGCGGCGAACAGCGCGAGCACGATCATGAACAGGCCTGCGGCCTGCTTGAAATAGCGCAATCTGGATAACCGCGTCAATAATCCGGTCATTATACCGACACCCATCACCGCAGGTAAAGTACCGAGGCCGAAAAACAACATGGTCAGCATGCTTTGGGGAATGCTGCCGGCGGTCGCGGCCAAGGCCAGCGCCGCGTAGACCAAACCGCACGGCAGCCAGCCCCAGACCATGCCGAACAGAAACGCATGCAGGCGGTTTTTGACCGGTAGCAATCGGCGTCCGTAAGGCTCGATCAGTTTCCACAGTTTCAGGCCGGCTTTTTCGAGATAGGCGAAGCGCGGAAACCAGCCGCCGATATAGAGTCCCGAGGCGGTC
This window harbors:
- the lepA gene encoding translation elongation factor 4, translated to MDLKHIRNFSIIAHIDHGKSTLADRFIQICGGLSDREMSAQVLDSMDIERERGITIKAQSVTLDYKAKDGETYQLNFIDTPGHVDFSYEVSRSLAACEGALLVVDAAQGVEAQSVANCYTAIEQGLEVVPVLNKIDLPSAEPERVIAEIEDVIGIPADEALKISAKTGIGVSDVLEQLVAKVPPPEGNSEGPLQALIIDSWFDSYLGVVSLVRIVHGSIRRKQKITIMSTGKSFLVEKVGVFTPKRLEKDILDTGEVGFVVAGIKDIFGAPVGDTITWTDKPATEQLTGFQRVQPRVFAGLYPVSSDDYEELREALNKLNLNDAALQFEPETSQALGFGFRCGFLGMLHMEIIQERLEREYDVDLITTAPTVVYEVVTHGNQIIMVDNPAKLPEAGLIEEIREPIIRANIFVPQDYLGSVINLCIEKRGVQKDMQFVGRQVAIHYEMPLSEVVLDFFDRLKSVSRGFASFDYEFLRFQEAPLVKLDVLINGDKIDALSIIVHRDQSQNRGRDLVEKMKDLIPKQMYEVAIQAAIGAKVIARSTVKAMRKNVTAKCYGGDITRKKKLLEKQKAGKKRMKQVGNIEIPQEAFLAVLQLNKE
- the lepB gene encoding signal peptidase I — its product is MDYDFSFFLFVATVVTGVIWGGYVAWLKTQNRPYDAENEPWLVEYAHSFFPVVLIVLVLRSFIAEPFRIPSASMMPTLLIGDFILVNKFTYGIRLPVINKKVIEVNEPQRGDIVVFRFPKDPTVDYIKRVIGLPGDKIGYFNKTLSVNGAPVSQAAIGTYEGRGQGQDMSGSIELNEDLTGVEHKILVRQEAPTVEGVFVVPEGHYFVMGDNRDNSNDSRYWGMVPEQNLVGKAFFIWMSWDWQDKGVGFDRIGTALK
- a CDS encoding DUF4845 domain-containing protein encodes the protein MQALPKHQRGLTFISLCILLGIAGFFVFLVLKIGPIYMDHNKVASALSALKKDSAFPMMTEHEIRRSLDNRFNIGYVDFIAPEDIKVSKSNDYVKVEIAYEVVKPLAYNLSVLVDFHDMIETGGDGGV
- the rnc gene encoding ribonuclease III; this translates as MIREPKILCGKLGLTFNNPDLFLMALTHRSAGAKNNERLEFLGDSILGFVIAEVLYDKFPCAPEGVLSRLRANLVNQGSLAELAREHRFGDYLLLGSGELKSGGFRRESILSDALEAVIGALYLDQGMDVCKQWIKDLFQQKVQALSLDNWQKDPKTQLQELMQSKKIDLPEYTLLTMSGLPHEQTFKVKCTIPLLKDACIGTGVSRKRAEQAAAEKILQLLEKTDQ
- the era gene encoding GTPase Era gives rise to the protein MKCGFAALIGRPNVGKSTLMNHLLKQKISITSRKPQTTRHRIVGINTTEAGQIVYLDTPGMHQSEKRALNRYLNRTADTTLLGVDVVVWLIDGLTFQDYDEVIFKKLEQAGLPVILAVNKVDRIKDKEQILAFFAEAQHRFPFKHLVPISALKNTNLEDLESAIFELLPEGGLIYPEDQITDRPERFLCAEIIREKLTRRLGDELPYALTVEIELYQEMPGITKIYAVIWVERSAQKTIVIGKDGELLKKVGMDARLDIEKLLDKKVYLQLWVKVKKGWSDNERALHSLGFND
- the recO gene encoding DNA repair protein RecO encodes the protein MTETRVYLQPAYILRQRSYRESSLIFEAFTRDFGRISVLAKGVRKAKSKSQGLLQPFVPLHLTFLGKAELKTLTDVELAESYLPLNGFALYCGFYLNELTSAFLHPDDPHPELFADYRQCLGDLQQPGLLEALLRNFELNLIEKTGYGLQLAYDAHHDRPVDPLKKYHLDADLSPVEAMDGIYSGNTLLAMQSRNFSDAEVLVGAKVLLRRVLDQLLHGKPLNSRKVLNEIIKRL
- the pdxJ gene encoding pyridoxine 5'-phosphate synthase encodes the protein MDSREILLGVNIDHIATVRQTRGTVYPDPVQAALVAEQAGADGITAHLREDRRHMQDRDLFLLQAMIQTRLNMEMAVTEEMVGIAEKLKPTACCLVPEKREELTTEGGLDVAGNLPHIASACARLAAVGVEVSLFIDPEEAQIEAAIKAGAPVIELHTGRYADAENPAACARELERIRQAARLAHAAGLQVNAGHGLNYHNVQAICRIPEIVELNIGHAIVARALFSGLDQAVRDLKQLMLQSRLASR
- a CDS encoding PP2C family protein-serine/threonine phosphatase; this encodes MKLVHHQLTSQGNREINQDCMAYRVDPDFALFVVADGLGGHHAGEKASRFFCHGLIKNAEAFARLMENKPGVTMALWIDAAVEEMRNLFAGDPAALEAHTTCAILYLDKNQVLTAHCGDSRVYRLSPREVLWRTRDHSIPQALLEEGKITESEMGGHPEQNCLRRSINVAAGHQSEIAVYPAAEAGETFILCSDGFWENVKAQEFLQLAQPESGINELGKAAKLSLLRANGKSDNITVQWVRCLSL
- a CDS encoding sigma-54 interaction domain-containing protein; this encodes MNPFSSIIGQSPALESLLRSAGIAAMTDVTILIKGETGTGKEVLANALQKASPRANKPFITLNCAALPESLIESELFGHRKGAFTGAIANQQGLFQAADGGTLFLDEINSLPVSIQAKLLRFLDSGECLAVGDTKPYKVNVRVIAATNSDLVQQISAGQFRQDLYFRLNVVPIELPSLAQRPEDIESLIKHFLAVFSDTHAIDPPKFSRQSIKILKAYPWPGNIRELRNLCERLCILLAGRTIEPENLPFEFTRGFTEEHHIETGFKLPDGGVQLDTLEADLIYQALNRTQGNRSQSARLLGLSRDTLLYRMRKHGFAAQ
- a CDS encoding sulfite exporter TauE/SafE family protein; the encoded protein is MVLDPAFPTSYPVAFMMGFLSSVHCIGMCGSIIGTLTLSLDAKIRASKAALIPYVFNYNAGRITSYALAGALVGILDLLIVLSIGKLDGYRLLQILSALIMTASGLYIGGWFPRFAYLEKAGLKLWKLIEPYGRRLLPVKNRLHAFLFGMVWGWLPCGLVYAALALAATAGSIPQSMLTMLFFGLGTLPAVMGVGIMTGLLTRLSRLRYFKQAAGLFMIVLALFAALPWLNPMAYTAHSAIH